From a single Candidatus Thermoplasmatota archaeon genomic region:
- a CDS encoding CBS domain-containing protein — MPPEAPAADALRKLSEGQDDMILVLRDGRLEGIVTRTDVARIVQILGAGAG, encoded by the coding sequence CTGCCGCCCGAGGCGCCGGCCGCCGACGCGCTCCGGAAGCTCTCCGAGGGCCAGGACGACATGATCCTCGTCCTTCGCGACGGGCGCCTCGAGGGCATCGTCACGCGCACCGACGTGGCGCGCATCGTGCAGATCCTGGGGGCCGGCGCAGGGTGA
- a CDS encoding DUF885 domain-containing protein — protein MPASRFDALVDEVYRTQLRWSPSFATSLGVHEYDQLLADPSRAQVEREVSKQREWLAELERMGQSEAVPADRRVDLGAMLYTLRLGLFQATELRNWEKNPDLAMDLFDHLFALLVRDTWPLEKRLSAIAARLSASPAFFEAGRERFGENMPHLWVEIAMESAQAAPATLEAVTKLAATAPAALRADVERAVKVAHGSIAGHRDWLQDVLDARSQTIEGGWSIGADRMRRLVELRALGLSADEILARGHALVKEKEAEVQAAAEAVLRKAGEPSGDTPVQKATAVLARDHPETFADVLTAYRDSVRASRDFVGSAGIATLPENDRLDVIETPAYLRHIIPFAAYFPPARFEPTQLGVYMVTPRPVEQFPHAEIQNTTVHEGYPGHHLQLTMANANPSTARILVGATETIEGWAHYCEEMMFRHGYGAGEATRFVQAKDQLWRACRIVIDVRIHDGSMTFDQGVGMLVEKTGMPEDGARAELKRYTQTPGYQLSYLLGKVLIGELAAKAAARGLAQRQFHDRFLTAGSLPLGLLSRDLGLA, from the coding sequence ATGCCCGCCTCCCGCTTCGACGCGCTCGTGGACGAGGTGTACCGGACGCAGCTTCGGTGGAGCCCGAGCTTTGCCACGAGCTTGGGCGTCCACGAGTACGACCAGCTCCTTGCGGACCCGTCGCGCGCGCAGGTCGAGCGGGAAGTCTCCAAGCAGCGGGAGTGGCTCGCGGAGCTCGAGCGCATGGGGCAGAGCGAGGCCGTTCCGGCCGACCGTCGCGTGGACCTCGGCGCGATGCTCTACACGCTTCGGTTGGGCCTCTTCCAGGCGACGGAGCTTCGCAATTGGGAGAAAAACCCCGATCTTGCCATGGACCTCTTCGACCACCTCTTTGCGCTCCTTGTGCGCGACACGTGGCCCCTGGAGAAACGACTTTCCGCCATCGCCGCGCGCCTGTCCGCCTCGCCCGCGTTCTTCGAGGCGGGGCGCGAACGGTTCGGCGAGAACATGCCCCACCTGTGGGTCGAGATCGCCATGGAGTCGGCGCAGGCCGCGCCGGCCACGCTCGAGGCCGTGACGAAGCTTGCCGCGACGGCCCCCGCCGCACTTCGAGCCGACGTCGAGCGCGCCGTCAAGGTGGCCCACGGATCCATCGCCGGCCACCGAGACTGGCTACAGGACGTTCTCGACGCCCGCAGCCAGACGATCGAGGGCGGCTGGTCCATCGGCGCCGATCGCATGCGCCGGCTCGTCGAGCTTCGCGCGCTTGGCCTGTCGGCCGACGAGATCCTCGCGCGCGGCCACGCGCTCGTGAAGGAGAAGGAAGCCGAGGTGCAAGCCGCCGCCGAGGCCGTGCTGCGCAAAGCCGGCGAGCCCTCGGGCGACACGCCGGTGCAGAAGGCGACGGCCGTCCTCGCGCGGGACCACCCGGAGACGTTCGCCGACGTGCTCACGGCGTACCGCGACAGCGTGCGGGCCTCCCGCGACTTCGTCGGATCCGCCGGCATCGCCACCTTGCCGGAGAACGATCGCCTGGACGTGATCGAGACGCCTGCGTACCTGCGGCACATCATCCCGTTTGCCGCCTACTTCCCGCCCGCGCGCTTCGAGCCCACGCAGCTTGGCGTGTACATGGTCACGCCGCGCCCCGTCGAGCAGTTCCCCCACGCCGAGATCCAAAACACGACCGTGCACGAAGGCTACCCCGGCCACCACCTCCAGCTGACGATGGCCAACGCGAACCCCTCGACCGCGCGCATCCTCGTCGGCGCCACGGAGACGATCGAGGGCTGGGCGCACTACTGCGAGGAGATGATGTTCCGGCACGGGTACGGCGCGGGGGAGGCGACGCGATTTGTCCAAGCGAAGGACCAGCTGTGGCGCGCCTGCCGCATCGTGATCGACGTCCGCATCCACGACGGCTCCATGACCTTCGACCAAGGTGTCGGCATGCTCGTCGAGAAGACGGGCATGCCGGAGGACGGCGCCCGCGCCGAGCTTAAGCGGTACACCCAAACGCCCGGGTACCAGTTGTCGTACCTCCTGGGCAAGGTGCTCATCGGCGAGCTTGCGGCCAAGGCCGCGGCGCGCGGACTCGCGCAGCGCCAGTTCCACGACCGGTTCCTCACGGCCGGAAGCCTTCCGCTGGGCCTTCTCTCGCGCGACCTCGGGCTTGCCTGA
- a CDS encoding ribonuclease HI family protein, translating into MVAKLLCYTDGASRGNPGAAGIGFLLVNAESGGVLAEEARSIGVATNNEAEYRALVAALEAALAYAPREVAHYSDSELLVRQLNGQYRLRAENLRPLLARVEEARTRFERVSHAHVPRTHPMIARVDAAVNRALDRAARGF; encoded by the coding sequence ATGGTTGCAAAGCTCCTCTGCTACACGGATGGCGCCTCTCGCGGAAACCCCGGAGCGGCGGGGATCGGCTTCCTTCTCGTGAACGCGGAGTCCGGGGGGGTCCTCGCCGAGGAGGCGCGCAGCATCGGCGTGGCCACGAACAACGAGGCCGAATATCGCGCGCTTGTCGCCGCGCTCGAGGCCGCGCTCGCCTACGCGCCGCGCGAGGTGGCGCACTACTCGGACAGCGAGCTTCTGGTGCGCCAGCTCAACGGACAGTACCGCCTGCGCGCGGAGAACCTGCGTCCGCTTCTGGCCCGCGTGGAGGAGGCGCGGACGCGCTTTGAGCGCGTGAGCCACGCGCACGTGCCCCGCACCCATCCCATGATCGCGCGCGTGGACGCGGCCGTGAACCGCGCGCTCGACCGCGCCGCGCGAGGCTTCTGA
- a CDS encoding aminotransferase class V-fold PLP-dependent enzyme, translating into MDLASAWRDEFPGLARSTYLNTCSLGQLPRRGIAAAEEFQERWMSLGASAWYEIWVEQVETLRRQYASLIGARPTEVAWVPNVSVALSAIASCIDYEDRPDVVLSEMEFPTVAYQWLVRPEAHVRWVQSRDRVRVPVEDYASQITEATAVVAASRVFYTSGYLQDVAALAKAAHAKGALLLVDDYQATGQVPIDVHAADVDVLVGGSLKWLLGGIGSCFLYVRQDLVERMSPRVVGWWGNKHMFDFDATRFAYRPEARRFETGEIGMPSVAYASAGASIVQEIGPATIRRATLALATDLVERAEDAKLVVKSPERPDERTGIVMIELPDPKKAVKHLAQRGIVVDDRPGRLRISPYFYNTVAENERIVDALVSGGFRDAARRA; encoded by the coding sequence ATGGACCTCGCCTCGGCGTGGCGCGACGAGTTCCCCGGGCTTGCGCGCTCGACCTACCTCAACACGTGCTCCCTGGGGCAGCTTCCCCGCCGCGGCATCGCAGCCGCGGAGGAGTTCCAGGAGCGGTGGATGAGCCTTGGCGCGTCCGCGTGGTACGAGATCTGGGTGGAGCAGGTGGAGACGCTGCGCCGCCAGTACGCCTCGCTCATCGGCGCGCGGCCCACCGAGGTCGCCTGGGTCCCGAACGTCTCGGTCGCGCTGTCGGCGATCGCCTCCTGCATCGACTACGAGGATCGCCCGGACGTCGTGCTTTCCGAGATGGAGTTCCCCACCGTGGCCTACCAGTGGCTGGTGCGTCCGGAAGCGCACGTCCGGTGGGTGCAAAGCCGCGATCGCGTGCGCGTTCCCGTCGAGGACTACGCCTCGCAGATCACGGAGGCGACGGCGGTGGTGGCGGCAAGCCGCGTCTTCTACACGAGCGGCTACCTGCAGGACGTGGCGGCGCTTGCCAAGGCGGCCCACGCCAAGGGCGCGCTGCTTCTCGTGGACGACTACCAGGCCACGGGCCAGGTGCCCATCGACGTGCACGCGGCCGACGTGGACGTCCTCGTCGGCGGCAGCCTCAAGTGGCTGCTGGGCGGCATCGGGTCGTGCTTCCTGTACGTGCGGCAGGACCTCGTCGAGCGGATGTCACCCCGCGTGGTCGGCTGGTGGGGCAACAAGCACATGTTCGACTTCGACGCCACGCGCTTTGCCTACCGGCCCGAAGCTCGACGCTTCGAGACGGGCGAGATCGGCATGCCAAGCGTCGCCTACGCGAGCGCGGGCGCGAGCATCGTGCAGGAGATCGGACCCGCGACCATCCGGCGCGCCACGCTTGCTCTTGCGACGGACCTCGTCGAGCGCGCGGAGGATGCAAAGCTCGTCGTGAAGTCACCCGAGCGCCCGGACGAGCGAACGGGCATCGTCATGATCGAGCTTCCCGACCCGAAGAAAGCCGTGAAGCACCTGGCCCAGCGCGGCATCGTCGTCGACGACCGGCCCGGCCGGCTTCGCATCTCGCCGTACTTCTACAACACGGTCGCCGAGAACGAACGCATCGTCGACGCGCTCGTCTCCGGCGGCTTTCGCGACGCGGCCCGTCGCGCCTAG
- a CDS encoding CsbD family protein, whose translation MAERTPTSTEQKWQGRWDQLKGRVRETWGDLTDDEIDSHRGNWQQFTGWLSEKTGETRETIERRFDEWTRDTDTTARRGDRDLERRPGTGF comes from the coding sequence ATGGCCGAACGCACGCCGACATCCACGGAGCAGAAGTGGCAAGGACGCTGGGACCAGCTGAAGGGCCGCGTCCGGGAGACTTGGGGCGACCTCACCGACGACGAGATCGACAGCCACCGGGGCAACTGGCAGCAGTTCACGGGATGGCTCTCCGAGAAGACGGGCGAGACCCGCGAGACGATCGAGCGCCGGTTCGACGAGTGGACCCGGGACACCGACACGACCGCGCGGCGCGGCGACCGCGATCTCGAACGGCGGCCCGGCACGGGATTCTAG
- a CDS encoding site-2 protease family protein — MAASNLTVGRVRGIPIRLHVTFLLVLPFFAYIMAEAYFDRGEGFPGPLALVWGGALAVTLFASVVLHELSHSLTAMRYGVRIKSITLLPIGGVSAMERMPSEPWQERRIALAGPVVNFAIGLPIVAVTRLELIPAIVPQFDTFVGWVGWLNVLLGAFNLFLPAFPMDGGRVLRATLAARMGYDRATGWATGIGRALAFVMGAFGFVMLLRGAGGGIWLLLIAFFIYLGANEEERMVGMTTRLGDLTVERIMTRQPETSRPRRRSTSSSTACLPPSICTSPSPRATGPWASWASPTSPASTGRRTRRPASGTSSSRPSRRCRPRRRPPTRSGSSPRARTT; from the coding sequence GTGGCTGCGTCGAACCTCACCGTGGGCCGCGTGCGGGGCATCCCCATCCGCCTGCACGTCACGTTCCTGCTCGTGCTCCCGTTTTTCGCCTACATCATGGCCGAGGCGTACTTCGACCGCGGCGAGGGCTTCCCCGGGCCCCTTGCGCTCGTCTGGGGCGGCGCGCTTGCCGTGACGCTGTTTGCGTCGGTCGTGCTCCACGAGCTCTCGCACAGCCTCACGGCCATGCGCTACGGCGTGCGCATCAAGAGCATCACGCTGCTGCCCATCGGCGGCGTCTCGGCCATGGAACGAATGCCCTCCGAACCGTGGCAGGAGCGCCGGATCGCGCTTGCCGGCCCCGTCGTGAACTTTGCGATCGGCCTGCCGATTGTCGCCGTGACGCGCTTGGAGCTCATCCCCGCGATCGTTCCGCAGTTCGACACCTTCGTCGGGTGGGTGGGCTGGCTCAACGTGCTGCTGGGCGCCTTCAACCTCTTCCTGCCGGCCTTTCCCATGGACGGCGGCCGCGTGCTGCGCGCGACGCTTGCGGCGCGCATGGGCTACGACCGCGCCACCGGCTGGGCCACGGGCATCGGGCGGGCGCTCGCGTTTGTCATGGGCGCGTTTGGGTTCGTGATGCTCCTGCGGGGAGCCGGGGGCGGGATCTGGCTCCTGCTCATCGCCTTCTTCATCTACCTCGGGGCCAACGAAGAAGAGCGCATGGTGGGCATGACCACGCGCCTTGGCGACCTCACGGTCGAGCGCATCATGACGCGCCAGCCTGAGACCTCTCGCCCGAGGCGACGCTCGACGTCGTCTTCGACCGCATGCTTGCCACCAAGCATCTGCACTTCCCCGTCACCGAGGGCGACCGGGCCTTGGGCGTCGTGGGCCTCACCGACGTCGCCAGCGTCGACCGGTCGACGCACCCGACGACCCGCGTCCGGGACATCCTCAAGCCGACCTTCCCGGCGCTGCCGCCCGAGGCGCCGGCCGCCGACGCGCTCCGGAAGCTCTCCGAGGGCCAGGACGACATGA
- a CDS encoding AMP-binding protein: protein MARTLPRLLDEQDPRAPALVFEATEGRQTRLLFGDVQALSRRAAAWLLAQGVLPGDRVATVLPQHPVAPIVHLAALRVGAMAVPLSPLFGPDGLGTRLADAAPALIVADAQRKDVVGQAIGSRSRRPVLATVSSHESFFASLPSEGRLPEDPRDADAPAFLLYTSGTTAVPKGALLPHRVIDGRLPALRLVHDPLPAEGDLFWSPADWSWIGGLHDALLAPWALGVPVFAYGRRSRFDAAEACARIARAGVRNAFLPPTALRAFLAQGGEPPPLRSLHTAGEPLPEAVRREASARWNLSPVEVYGLTECAFLVGGAARAWTRRAGCTGKAYPGHDVRVIAEDGARCAPGEEGELAVAAPDPTLMLGYWRGPDRPPILPLAEGLLRTGDLARADEDGYLRVLGRRDDVIKSAGYRIGPAEVESILLAHPSVAECAVVGLPDETRGQAVAAYVVPRNGSGSADLQQALCDLVRERLGAHARPQRVEFVAELPRTATGKLRRAALRDQASSRRETADDRRAS from the coding sequence ATGGCGCGAACGCTGCCGCGCCTCCTCGACGAGCAGGATCCGCGGGCCCCGGCGCTCGTCTTCGAGGCGACCGAGGGACGGCAGACCAGGCTGCTCTTTGGCGACGTTCAGGCGCTCTCTCGGCGCGCGGCCGCGTGGCTTCTGGCCCAAGGCGTCCTCCCCGGCGATCGCGTGGCCACCGTGCTACCGCAGCATCCCGTGGCCCCGATCGTGCACCTGGCCGCCCTGCGGGTGGGCGCCATGGCCGTGCCCCTCTCGCCCTTGTTTGGGCCCGACGGGCTTGGCACCCGGCTCGCCGACGCGGCCCCCGCGCTCATCGTCGCCGACGCCCAACGCAAGGACGTCGTGGGCCAAGCGATCGGCTCGCGTTCGCGGCGCCCCGTGCTCGCCACGGTCTCCTCGCACGAATCCTTCTTTGCGAGCCTTCCCTCGGAAGGGCGCCTGCCGGAGGACCCGCGCGACGCCGATGCGCCCGCGTTTCTCCTGTACACGAGCGGAACGACGGCCGTCCCCAAGGGCGCGCTCCTTCCGCACCGCGTGATCGACGGACGCCTTCCGGCCCTGCGATTGGTCCACGATCCCCTGCCCGCCGAGGGCGATCTCTTCTGGAGCCCGGCGGACTGGTCGTGGATCGGCGGCCTCCACGACGCGCTCCTGGCTCCGTGGGCCCTGGGCGTTCCCGTGTTCGCCTACGGGCGCAGGAGCCGGTTCGACGCCGCGGAGGCTTGCGCCCGCATCGCACGCGCGGGCGTGCGCAACGCCTTCCTTCCGCCGACGGCGTTGCGCGCGTTCCTCGCGCAAGGCGGAGAGCCGCCCCCCCTGCGCTCGCTCCACACGGCGGGCGAACCGCTTCCGGAGGCGGTTCGCCGCGAGGCGAGCGCGCGATGGAACCTTTCCCCCGTGGAGGTCTACGGTCTCACGGAGTGCGCCTTCCTTGTGGGCGGCGCCGCGCGCGCATGGACCCGGCGCGCCGGATGCACCGGCAAGGCGTATCCCGGCCACGACGTGCGCGTGATCGCCGAGGACGGCGCCCGTTGCGCGCCCGGAGAGGAGGGTGAGCTTGCCGTCGCCGCTCCCGATCCGACCCTCATGCTCGGGTACTGGCGCGGTCCCGACCGGCCGCCCATCCTGCCACTTGCCGAGGGCCTCCTGCGCACGGGCGACCTCGCGCGCGCGGACGAAGACGGGTACCTCCGGGTCCTCGGGCGACGCGACGACGTGATCAAGTCGGCCGGATACCGCATCGGTCCGGCCGAGGTGGAATCGATCCTCCTTGCGCATCCGTCCGTGGCGGAATGCGCCGTCGTAGGCCTGCCCGACGAGACGCGCGGGCAGGCGGTGGCCGCGTACGTCGTCCCGCGGAACGGCTCCGGCTCGGCCGACCTCCAGCAGGCGCTTTGCGACCTCGTCCGGGAACGCTTGGGCGCGCACGCCCGACCTCAGCGCGTCGAGTTCGTTGCCGAGCTTCCCCGGACGGCCACGGGCAAGCTGCGGCGGGCCGCGCTTCGCGACCAAGCGTCCAGCCGCCGGGAAACGGCGGACGACCGGCGTGCGTCCTAG
- a CDS encoding ERCC4 domain-containing protein — protein MIRDDEEPERRLLIDVHEPPEIARELRKREVPFVERKLSPGDFVVGHVGVERKTIYDFWASLTRQRLFDQLARLREAYAVPLLVVEGPPSAIDEFSNPRVLHGAMAAIALDARIPILWTGGHAGTADLLTVLHRREATAGRFSRARTVPRSVSPRQAQRLLVQGLPSVGEVTADRLLSHFGSARAVFAASPRDLARVPRLGEQQAAAIARLLDEPYPSRDGRIA, from the coding sequence GTGATACGGGACGACGAGGAGCCGGAGCGGCGGCTCCTCATCGACGTTCACGAGCCGCCGGAGATCGCGCGCGAGCTTCGAAAGCGAGAGGTCCCCTTCGTGGAGCGCAAGCTCTCGCCCGGCGACTTCGTGGTGGGGCACGTCGGGGTGGAGCGAAAGACCATCTACGACTTCTGGGCGAGCCTCACGCGGCAGCGCCTCTTCGACCAGCTCGCGCGCCTGCGGGAGGCGTACGCCGTGCCGCTGCTTGTCGTCGAGGGCCCGCCGTCGGCCATCGACGAGTTTTCAAACCCGCGCGTCCTCCACGGCGCGATGGCCGCCATCGCGCTTGACGCCCGCATCCCGATCCTGTGGACGGGAGGGCACGCCGGCACGGCCGACCTCCTCACGGTCCTCCACCGGCGCGAGGCGACGGCCGGGCGATTCTCTCGCGCGCGCACGGTGCCCCGCTCGGTGTCGCCGCGCCAGGCCCAGCGCCTGCTCGTGCAGGGATTGCCAAGCGTGGGCGAGGTCACGGCGGACCGGCTGCTTTCCCATTTCGGCTCCGCGCGGGCCGTCTTCGCGGCCTCGCCGCGGGACCTCGCGCGCGTGCCGCGCCTCGGGGAGCAGCAGGCCGCGGCCATCGCGCGCCTGCTCGACGAGCCCTATCCCTCGCGCGACGGGAGGATTGCCTGA